In Marasmius oreades isolate 03SP1 chromosome 1, whole genome shotgun sequence, one DNA window encodes the following:
- a CDS encoding uncharacterized protein (CAZy:GT2_Chitin_synth): MYQHPAAALSEDFHDSMEVEQALRGDHQPSMPHDSYSQPQYQPGQYLETIHTGETLQLEQPSPPRKNFDPRLAWPQNPSHESLSYSDTCAQSYPSYDSHDSHASRHYEGTVDPFNYDAEAYTSGANLHSYPRSRSPTPAVDDEDYYIIENNSFHYTGAQRVYSNSEKEVLSGSDIHYNYYDPPPSHSFEEMDVSQSPQPSGQVETRHFGSAPAGRVARRHNRKKAVRLKDGKIFSEALPIPDRLVLPRKGELEMMETQYTAVTCDPDHFEAEGFVLRQTYLGRRTELLIVITMYNEDEILFCRTLYGVMKNIQHLCTRKNSQTWGADAWKKVVVCIVADGRFKVHPRVLDCLALLGVYQLGPMKNTVLEREVVAHLFEYTTSFGLDPNLHFKYPDKGIVPTQVIFCIKEKNQKKINSHRWAFNAFARQLQPNVCILLDVGTRPGPKSIYRLWKVFDTHSNVAGACGEISTYKGKNWSLLLNPLVAAQNFEYKISSILDKPTESLFGYISVLPGAFSAYRYIALQNDEKGIGPLASYFKGEVLHGRDTDIFTSNMYLAEDRILCFELVAKANADWVLKYVKGAVGETDVPDALPEFIGQRRRWLNGSFFAATYAIAHAGKILRSGHSVTRKFMLMVETVYNTINLCFAWFGIGNFYLFFVVLTSSLESPSFKLQGIEYLNTILQYALVLMIAACFLFCMGNKPRASIWKYKFTVIFFSILMMYMAFASVMCAIVATEQGGAANSAMLYSVIITYGMYATASILALDPWHMITSFVSYILLSPTYINVLNIYAFSNLDDISWGTKQDSVVEHDLGAVVQNVGSRVVNAEFPETMPDANTLYENAITNLRKRNAPSPKKGKGQMPVEKARLTSNAEKEQAAKDYYANVRTNVLLAWVISNVLLIVVILKGAEPSGTFDQAESFNRTKGYLIFILVFTTLSNLTRFCGSTLYLFVRLIAG, encoded by the exons ATGTATCAACATCCTGCTGCAGCACTCTCAGAAGATTTTCATGACAGTATGGAAGTTGAGCAAGCTCTACGTGGCGATCACCAGCCCAGCATGCCTCATGATTCTTATTCGCAACCGCAATACCAGCCAGGTCAATATCTCGAAACCATACATACCGGGGAAACTCTTCAGCTAGAACAACCATCGCCACCAAGGAAAAATTTTGACCCACGGTTAGCGTGGCCACAGAACCCCTCGCATGAGTCGTTATCTTATTCGGACACTTGCGCACAGTCCTATCCCTCTTACGACTCTCATGACTCTCATGCCTCCCGTCACTACGAGGGAACTGTTGATCCATTTAATTATGACGCAGAGGCCTATACTTCTGGGGCCAATTTGCACTCATATCCCCGTTCAAGATCTCCGACACCCGCcgtcgacgacgaagatTACTACATTATCGAAAATAACAGTTTTCACTATACTGGGGCTCAACGCGTTTATTCAAACTCAGAGAAGGAGGTCCTCAGTGGATCGGATATACATTACAACTACTATGACCCACCTCCATCGCATTCGTTTGAGGAAATGGACGTTTCTCAATCACCCCAGCCATCTGGTCAAGTAGAAACGCGTCATTTCGGTTCCGCCCCCGCTGGAAGGGTTGCACGGAGACACAATAGGAAGAAGGCAGTGAGGCTCAAAGATGGGAAGATCTTCTCGGAAGCCTTGCCTATTCCAGATAGGCTGGTGTTGCCACGGAAAGGAGAActagagatgatggaaacacAGTACACGGCAGTAACATGTGACCCTGATCACTTTGAGGCGGAAGGGTTTGTTTTGAGGCAGACTTACTTGGGTAGGAGAACAGAGTTGCTGATTGTCATCACGATGTACAAC GAAGACGAAATTCTCTTTTGCCGTACACTATACGGTGTCATGAAAAatatacaacatctctgcaCACGTAAAAATTCGCAGACCTGGGGTGCAGACGCGTGGAAAAAG GTTGTAGTGTGTATTGTCGCGGACGGTCGATTCAAAGTTCATCCAAGGGTTCTTGACTGCCTTGCACTTCTTGGAGTGTATCAACTTGGGCCTATGAAGAACACCGTTTTAGAAAGGGAAGTCGTGGCACATCTATTCGAATACACCACTTCATTCGGCCTCGATCCCAACTTACATTTCAAATACCCCGACAAGGGAATCGTGCCTACACAAGTTATCTTCTGCATAAAAGAGAAGAATCAGAAGAAGATCAATAGTCATCGGTGGGCGTTCAATGCTTTTGCGAGACAACTTCAG CCCAATGTCTGTATACTTCTCGACGTTGGCACACGACCAGGCCCGAAGAGCATCTACAGATTGTGGAAAGTTTTCGATACACACTCAAACGTGGCTGGCGCGTGCGGCGAGATATCCACTTATAAAGGCAAAAACTGGTCGCTTCTCCTCAATCCCTTAG TCGCCGCTCAGAACTTTGAATACAAGATAAGTAGCATACTGGACAAACCAACCGAGAGTTTATTTGGTTATATTAGTGTCTTG CCTGGAGCGTTCTCAGCGTACAGGTACATCGCCCTTCAAAACGACGAGAAAGGCATTGGTCCACTCGCTTCTTACTTCAAGGGTGAAGTTTTACATGGACGTGATACGGATATATTCACCTCCAACATGT ATCTCGCGGAGGAT CGTATCTTGTGTTTTGAACTTGTAGCTAAAGCCAACGCGGATTG GGTTCTCAAATATGTCAAGGGAGCAGTGGGGGAAACTGATGTTCCGGACGCTCTACCAGAATTCATCGGTCAGAGAAGAAGATGGTTGAACGGGTCATTCTTCGCCGCAACCTACGCCATAGCACACGCTGGTAAAATTCTTCGTTCAGGGCACAGCGTCACCCGCAAATTCATGCTCATGGTCGAAACGGTCTATAACACGATAAATTTATGTTTCGCTTGGTTTGGCATT GGAAATTTCTATTTGTTCTTT GTTGTATTAACATCATCTCTGGAATCTCCGTCCTTCAAATTACAGGGAATAGAATATCTCAACACAATTCTACAG TATGCCTTGGTTTTAATGATCGCAGCTTGTTTCCTGTTCTGTATGGGAAATAAGCCTCGAGC CTCGATTTGGAAATACAAATTCACCGTCATCTTTTTTAGTATCTTGATGATGTACATGGCATTCGCTTCTGTGATGTGCGCTATAGTGGCTACGGAACAAGGAGGAGCAGCCAACTCTGCGATGTTGTACAGTGTTATCATAACATACGGAA TGTATGCAACTGCCAGTATCCTTGCCCTCGATCCATGGCATATGATTACGAGCTTTGTGAGCTACATCCTGTTGTCTCCAACTTATATCAACGTGCTGAACAT CTATGCCTTTTCCAACCTCGACGAT ATTTCGTGGGGAACTAAACAAGACTCCGTTGTTGAACATGATCTGGGAGCAGTTGTTCAAAATGTTGGGTCCCGCGTTGTCAATGCTGAGTTTCCGGAAACGATGCCAGACGCAAATACACTATATGAAAATGCGATAACGAACCTGCGGAAGCGAAACGCCCCTTCTccgaagaaaggaaagggtcAAATGCCCGTCGAAAAGGCTCGACTGACCAGTAATGCAGAGAAAGAACAAGCAGCGAAGGACTATTACGCTAATGTGCGAACCAAT GTTTTACTTGCATGGGTGATCTCAAAC GTTCTTCTTATTGTAGTCATCCTCAAGGGTGCAGAGCCTTCGGGGACTTTCGACCAAGCAGAATCTTTCAATCGTACTAAGGGATACCTCATATTTATTCTCGTTTTCACCACGCTGAGTAACTTGACT CGGTTTTGTGGATCTACACTATACCTGTTTGTCAGACTGATAGCGGGCTAG
- a CDS encoding uncharacterized protein (BUSCO:EOG0926115V): MFYSEVFQSRRGPLGRVWLAAHMERKLSKTQTLQTDIAESVDAIMGEEVEFMALRVSGQLLLGVVRIYSRKAKYLLDDCNEALLKIKLAFRPGVVDMNEEQLVANRNAITIQSNDFPDLDLFIPDINWQQDFEERQLTTVGQHQAHIDDITLPPTDTFEPLGFDVNYDIGPSDGIGSQDFEIDLGLDFGDGPNQQGEENQDSMSVDGSVGVGRDADPFRNSIGAEFMEEAGGMGLDWLSNRSKSRGPSEHEFGADMEVDMPLDGLDLGDFGVGFDEVPVEGLLALPADGEKTPGQTRSPSRASSPLSDVPPTPPPVEIGLPVEETPKNSKLQKKLKEKKQVIDSVTELQDGGPGAKAGRRRGGLGNQQDKDLSDILTEPHFLPRSTVVIRLMDIHNDPLSHFLPTKITPNGTFLCGAPPGLAPELSELFMRPVSGSAKRRGVSPDKGPNKRPRLEEGVNENEDVEIGRRAGSLAPSVAMGSDVLGRASVGPAGALEFPDQSMGIEDFQLTVPEFGDAGIDLVVDEDRARSKSVAPSALSRLSTPGPETALMEEGEESYADASCHIAVFDSRPLNQTQSTQEEDAVDTEGKGYSKNTVKALSIIRRELRPVDGEDEGKYLSFEKMASKASRRAAASFFFELLVLSTRDCIRVSQDAPFENIEVRSKEKLWEQQHQHRGTSVAPSRLPSVAPTGSRVTSVARSTGSSPGL; this comes from the exons ATG TTCTACTCAGAAGTCTTCCAATCGCGGCGAGGGCCGCTCGGCAGAGTATGGCTCGCAGCCCACATGGAGCGGAAACTCTCTAAAACCCAGACCCTGCAAACAGATATAGCGGAGTCCGTAG ATGCGATTATGGGCGAGGAGGTAGAGTTCATGGCGTTGAGAGTTAGCGGTCAACTTCTTTTGGGGGTCGTGCGGATCTATAGTCGTAAAGCCAAATACTTGCTCGATGACTGCAACGAAGCCCTTCTAAAGATCAAATTG GCATTTCGCCCAGGTGTTGTAGACATGAACGAAGAGCAGCTCGTTGCGAACCGGAATGCGATCACTATACAGAGCAACGACTTTCCTGACCTGGACTTATTCATACCCGATATCAACTG GCAACAAGACTTTGAAGAACGGCAGCTTACCACGGTTGGTCAGCACCAGGCCCACATAGATGACATTACCCTACCTCCGACAGACACATTCGAACCTCTTGGTTTTGACGTTAATTATGACATTGGCCCTTCAGACGGGATCGGTTCTCAAGATTTTGAAATCGACCTCGGTCTCGACTTTGGTGATGGGCCTAATCAACAAGGGGAGGAAAATCAAGATTCCATGAGCGTCGACGGTAGCGTTGGTGTTGGGCGAGATGCCGACCCCTTCCGTAATTCCATAGGTGCCGAATTTATGGAGGAAGCTGGTGGCATGGGCCTGGATTGGTTGTCAAATAGGAGTAAAAGTCGGGGTCCCTCGGAGCATGAGTTCGGCGCAGATATGGAAGTAGATATGCCTCTTGATGGATTGGATCTGGGCGATTTTGGCGTTGGGTTTGACGAGGTTCCGGTCGAAGGCCTCCTTGCTCTTCCCGCCGATGGGGAGAAGACTCCTGGTCAAACTAGGTCGCCTTCCCGTGCTT CCTCTCCACTTTCCGATGTCCCACCAACTCCGCCCCCAGTTGAGATTGGGCTGCCGGTGGAGGAGACACCAAAAAATTCCAAGCTCCAGAAGAAattaaaagaaaagaagcaaGTGATTGATTCTGTTACTGAATTGCAAGACGGGGGACCAGGTGCGAAAGCAGGTCGACGTAGAGGCGGCTTGGGTAATCAGCAGGACAAAGACCTAAGCGATATTTTGACTGAACCCCACTTTCTTCCTCGATCTACTGTCGTTATCAGACTGATGGATATTCATAATGACCCACTCTCACACTTCTTACCCACCAAAATCACCCCGAACGGAACTTTTTTGTGTGGTGCTCCACCCGGTTTAGCACCTGAACTTTCTGAGCTTTTCATGCGTCCGGTCAGCGGCTCGGCTAAGCGCAGAGGAGTCTCGCCAGACAAGGGTCCGAACAAGAGACCGCGTCTGGAGGAGGGCGTAAACGAAAATGAAGATGTGGAAATTGGGAGACGTGCAGGTAGCCTTGCACCCAGTGTTGCAATGGGCAGTGATGTTCTCGGACGGGCAAGTGTTGGACCTGCAGGCGCTCTGGAGTTTCCTGATCAGTCGATGGGAATCGAGGATTTTCAGTTAACCGTACCAGAATTCGGGGACGCCGGAATTGATCTAGTAGTGGATGAGGATCGAGCACGGTCGAAGTCGGTTGCTCCGTCAGCACTGAGCAGATTGTCCACGCCTGGCCCCGAAACCGCTCTAATGGAGGAGGGAGAAGAATCTTATGCTGACGCATCGTGCCACATCGCTGTATTCGATTCTCGCCCACTGAATCAGACGCAGAGTACTCAAGAAGAGGATGCCGTAGACACCGAAGGCAAAGGTTATAGTAAGAACACGGTGAAGGCTCTCTCGATTATCCGAAGGGAACTCCGACCAGTGGATGGTGAAGATGAGGGAAAATACCTTAGTTTTGAGAAAATGGCAAGCAAG GCTTCGCGCCGTGCGGCTGCATCATTCTTCTTCGAGTTGTTGGTGCTCAGCACTCGGGATTGTATCAGAGTTTCTCAAGATGCCCCGTTCGAAAACATTGAAGTGCGCTCCAAAGAGAAGCTCTGGGAACAACAGCATCAACATCGAGGCACCTCTGTTGCTCCTTCGCGGCTTCCGTCAGTTGCACCAACCGGTTCTCGTGTAACTTCTGTAGCAAGATCTACTGGGTCCAGTCCAGGTTTATAA